gaggggtggagttgaaacgggtcacatgcttatttcacaaatagtgaaaaagttttattttgattcaatggtgggttgcagttttaccgggctttttcaacctaaaataaagccacactagagcaccgcttactgtgctccatggctgcaacacaacaagcgcctggccgctacggaaaccaaaacttgtgcgtgttaaatttggaacccatgatcatatttgaaaccaaatcctccaaacgattccaataaagaaacgattccactggaatcgtaatttttgaaaccattccaagtaggaatcggttctcgatgcccaatcctagaaCCTAATAACCTTAATGAGGCAATCTGTAAGGACTGTAAAATCTGGCGGCCGCCACGCAGCCGGAACGCGGCACAGCTGTGCTCGACTCCATAGTGAAAGCTCGACCGGAGAGGCCAGAGATCAAAGTAAGTGCTCAGATATTGAGCGTCATTGACGAATATATTTTCTTGTAAAATGTCCGGTGTAATCGGTTTATTAACCAGTGGCAAAATACCTTTACTGTGGCATTTCTAATGTACACACAATTGTTTTTCTCTGTGTTCCAGAGCCCTGCCTCCATTTCCGAGGTTACTGGCTGGGTCTATGGCTGGTACCACGGCAGCCATGCTGACCTATCCTCTGGACATGGTGCGAGCTAGGATGGCTGTAACGCCAAAGGAAATGTAAGGTCATCTTCAACTGCCAATACGGGCTTTACAATGATGCCAGATTATGAGCAGGAGCATTTTGCTGCACAACTTCTCATCCAGTTTCATGCTcacatgttttttgtttgttttgggtgCCTCCACTGTTTAGGTACAGCAACATTCTGCACGTGTTTGTGCGGATATCCCGAGAAGAGGGCTTGAAGACATTGTATCGAGGCTTTAATCCCACCATGCTGGGTGTCATTCCCTATGCTGGTATCAGCTTCTTTACCTAtgagacactgaagaaattacatgCAGGTAATGCACTACCACTGCCAAGTCAAGATTTAATTGTGTATTGATCCACAACCCCTTTCTTTCACACCTAATGATTAATGTTGAATATATAAAATGGCACTTCTCTACATCCTCCTCTCCCATGTAGAGCGCAGTGAGCGCCCTCATCCCTACTTATATGAACGTCTGGCGTTTGGAGCCTGTGCGGGACTTCTTGGCCAGTCGGCGTCTTACCCTCTGGACGTGGTACGGCGACGCATGCAGACTGCAGGAGTCACAGGTCATACCTACAGCACCATCTTTGGCACCATGAAGGAGATTGTGTCTGAGGAAGGGGTCATCCGTGGACTCTACAAAGGTCTGAGTATGAACTGGGTCAAAGGGCCCATTGCGGTGGGGATCAGCTTCACCACCTTCGACCTTACTCAGATACTCCTGAGGAAGCTGCATCAGATGGGCCATACGACTCGATAATAGCGATACAGAGATAGGAAATTGGGACGACAAGTTCCCCATACACCCTCTGAGGAGAaaggaagtgagagagtgacaagTGTGTATCGCTGGATAgaagcaaacacacactggcTCAGGAGGAGTGATATTAATGTGTTCTCTCGCTTTTTCCTGTGTGCAGTGGGGGGTGTACAGTCCCTGTAGGAGTGAGGTATGTTGGATGTTACACACATCATGTACAGCTAAGTGCAATATGCTCAGtgatgttctgtgtgtttgtgtacacataAATTACAACGCTCCTGCCCTTGTGGACCAGGCCTATGAGTGACTGAGAGtttagagagacacacacacacacacacacacacacacacacacacacacacacacacacacacacacacacacacacacacacacacacacacacacacacacacacacacacacactgaggtctCCCATCTGCCTTGTGTGTCTGCTTAAACCTGACACCTTCCAATGCAATGCACGTTGCCACTCATTTATTATTAACTTTTTCCAGATGCATTTGATTTAATAACAGTAAGATATGCCCCCTTGAGattagttgtgtgtgtttgttttaaggTTCTTTTCAGCATTGTTACTGCCATCATAtggtcagtttttgtttttaatatattgaaATCACTATAAGTCCAGTATCTTTTAAGTGGAGCTCCTAAAGATTGACCTCACAGATTTGTTTTTGTAGTTCAGCTACAGTGCTGACAGCAGACACATGAGCTTGATTTTATGCCAGTGCCAGCACATATGAAGTACAAAGAGTGCCCATAGGATTTTGTttgtgataataataataataatataataataataggctttttaaaatattgtcaATTGTGATATACGGTTTTGTTGTTTGAATTATTATTACAGATAATtagacaggtttttttttttttttgctacgcCGTTTTCACATATGAACTAACTAAGTAAACACTGCTTGATGTCCGATCCAACTGACTTTGCGTTGTCACTCACAGCTCCGCCGGCTGATGTTTAGATCATTTCAGATTTGCACTGCATGTGTGAAAGTGACTCTAGTGAAGACATCATTGGAGTTCTCTGTTACAGGCATGATCTAGTACATTTAGGTGTTCTCAGTTTTGTACTTTTACCTCAGCACAATTAAATGGTCATGAAATCCTCACATATCAATGTGTTATGAGGGGTAGTGTCAAAAATGGGACTAGGTGCTCAAGTTTTCATTTGAGCGTATGTGAGACAGTTTGAACAGTATTGATGCAGGCTGACAGTCGTGGAAGACTGTCAATAGTTTCTATACTTAGGCCACACATACCGAGGCAGGATGGTTGAGCCGGGGGAGCAGCTGGGTGCAAAGCCAGATGGAGCAGAACGCGGGAAAGTTAGATTTTTACCAGAATAAAGCAGAAAGATTTCTCTGTGAAACACATTAAAGGATACCTACTAAAACTCAagttcattaaaaaaacaaaaaactaagacactcaaaaacaatattgtattaaaaaaaaactctactaGGGCTTTActaaatatttttcattattgatgaaGCTGACAAAATGCCCGTCATAGAGTAATGTCTTGATATTACTTAGCGTATGTGTTCTGACCAGCAGACAAACAACCCAATTATTCACTGCTGTAGATAAGCACCTTTTTGCATTTGTGAATTCTCCAATCagcaaatgttttgtgttttcattatTAAAAGTTTAACCGATTATCAAATTGGAATTGATAAAAAACTTTTGTCCATTAGCTCACCAATTTTACAAGTGATTTATTTCTCTTCTAGGACTTTgtatcattttttatttgttgatgCTAATACAGTTAGTTTTGGCACCAACACCACAATAATacttttatataataataatatatatatatatatatatatatatatatatatatatatatatatatatatatatatatatatatatatatatatatataaggaatTCAGCAAACCTTTTTTCATTTAACAAGAGGCCAaccttctcaaatgtgaaaatgtctacaagcataataaaaaaaactttgcctGAATAAAATAGTCTAAAACTTGTAAATGTATGGTTGAAATTTGAATTTGTATCTGATCAGAAAATAAGTAAAGAACATTTTGATCAGACCCATAACAGTATTGAGACTCGTGTCTGTCCCATTGGTCAGTCAATCAGGAGAATTGTAGCAGCTCTCTGGTGGCAGACAcctaaacacagtcagtattTATTCTAATCAGCAAACAGTGTTGATTCAGTCGTCTTTTAATATCAGTGTGTTATCTTTACAGCTTGCCTTCGCTAGTAGGTGTAAAATATGTGTAGCTGAGTTTTAATCGATGACAGCTTGAAAGCTGCACATGTTCTGAGCTGAAACGTACAACAATGCTGCATAGTAGAAAGTATACAGTAACAGATCGCTGACTAATACCCCTTTCACACTGAGTGCTCTACCAGGGTTAACCTGTGTTGACAAACTCGGCTCTGGGGGGGGTGGGACAAACTGTCATATGGCACAGTTGTCGCAGGTCCCTGCACATTTTGTGCATACATATATTTTGTCTCACTGTGCTTTAGAACGTAAACTTAGGATAATAagttttatctctctctctctctctctctctctctctctctctctctctgaccgcTGGCTCGCacaaatctctctctttctctctgtctttttaaaaaatgagtcGGTAAGCCCACAGCAAAGCCTAGCTTTACTTTTAACGTtatcaaacaaagaaaaatgtccaaaatggTAAAGAAactagagtagcctacttccttgtttTCTTGTTTGAATGAAATGCAGAAGGAGGGGAACTAAACTAAGAGCCTCTGTGTCCACAAAATCGTCTGATGAAtgtttgatggttatttattaGTGCTTTAGAATGTAGTCGCTGTGAAACAATCATACAATACGTTTTTTATTTCTCTCgttctggctctctctctctctgctcctctgaGCTTACAGcgcaaaaataataataataatattaataaatctATTCATTTCCAGCACATGAGGTAATTGATATGCATTGGGTTGTGACCCAGGTTGTTCCTGAATTGTCATGACCAGGGATCAACCCATGGTAGATGACCCTGGTCACTGGTGTGAAAGAGGTATAAAGGGTAGCTACTTAAGTGCCTAGCAAAGAAATAGTAAAGTTTTTATATATCACTGAGCTACTTCTACTAACCTTTTTGAAAGTTGCTTCCATTTTCTAGCCTTTGCTTCAGTCTTGAAGTTATACAAAGGACAAATATTTGAGGGGCAGCAGATTGTTTGAAGTCTGGGGATTGTTCAACCTCTGTGATTGAATGTATCACTTCAGGTCCAGTTTTTGTATGTGAATTTTGTCAAACTTATAAACTGCCTTGCAGTGTTTTGCTGTCTAGGGTGACATGCATGATCCTTGGCTCCCTAGCAGACTCAACCAGTCCATTCCAACCAGTGTAGGATAAactcaaaagtacatttaatgGTTAGGCCTATTTGTAACCTGATTTCAATTAGAAGAACAATATGATGCTATCATCTCCCTATTGATCTACCCATTGATCATAGGAGGTAggtaaatacatgttcaaatacACTATGATAGGGAGAGTAGACAACAAGCTTGGAAAACCCCCTAGACAATCATGTCaagtacttttttttgacaaccCGACAAGTGGCTTATGAGGAATACTGAAACACTACGACAGCAAAAATGGCAAAAGATGTGATTTTTATTTGCTCACATAAAAGCAaatttaattgttttaaccCTATTTGTGGGTAATCCTACATAGACATGCAGACATACGATGCTACTGTGTTTGCATGTCCCAACAGAAAACCtggtgttgtttttgtttgagtGCAGCAGTGGCTGCTTTGTTAATCCTAGTGATTTGTGCCAACTGAATGTAAGCGTACCTATTAACACCACTGTGTGTCCAGTCTCTAGTAATGGTGGTGTATCTGTAGGAACGTTATGAAATATGAAACTCTCAAATAAAACTGGATGTTAACAACAGATTGcggcttttgtttttttttatcccgtCCCTGAGTGATGTTTATTTGTACTTGTCTTAACTTTTAGCATTGAATTAACACTGTAAAATCTAAAGTTTAGATACAATATGTCCAGTGTGGTCTTCAGGGACACTTAACATTAACTCAACACCCAGAGTCACACACCCTTTGTGTCATTATGTttatctaaaaataaataaatgcatagtTTCTTATATTATAAATGAAGCCTTAAATGTCAATTAAGaaaagataaaatacaaaatgtaaaataaattaattactTTACCTAAACAAAGTGTCTAACGTAGTTGTTTTAATAATACCTGAAGCATATTAATTATATGTACGCATTTCCTATTAATAATAAGCTTTAGTGGCCTGTTTGGTCCAAAGTGACACAGACTATAGTAGCCTCTATCAATACATATgaaaagtaataaatacatgTGGAAATAGGTATAAATAGTAAATGTGGAAATAAATACATATGGAtatataaataagtaaataaaaggGAAATCAATAAAGATACtcataaataatttttttaattaattatatatatatatatatatatatatatatctataagggctgtcaatcgattaaaaaaagtaatctaattaattacatactctgtgattaattaatcgaaattaatcgcatacataattaacggtgcctgaactgatactttttaagaaagtaaaaaaagaaaaggaaaaaaaagggtactaaacaacagtcggtgacattaaagaacggcttgtttattactaaggccatatggtcaaaattaaatgatttaataataatgtataacaataaccataacttatttcactagtaaattgctgttgaacgacaaaaacaaccaccagatgggaaaaggacatttacaataacttcaaatgcaccacgaggctgtagtttaccagtttcattgaacgcaccatctgtgttgtttgtccgacagctgcagattgttacataccggtgttgaatcctctacagtaaaacacagtcaaactttactcCATGTCACTCCCTGTATGTTTCTTCTGATAATGTTAAGAAAGCCAATTCAATTGTTTTCCAATTCCTGTGGAAAAACTAAACCCATTATATTAAGAAATCACAGCTGGTTAAAGACTATGATATGGGTGGTATCAAAGCATTGGACTTTGAATCAATGTTTGGGACCTTTAAGATCAACTGGTTGAAAACATATCTATCACAACCAGATTCTATGTGGTTTCACATAcctagacatttatttaaaaaaataggagGGCTTGATTTTCTTCTGCAATGTGATTTTGAGGTGACCAAAATTCCTGTTAAGTTGTCAAACTTCCACAAACAAGTTCTCCAATATTGGAAAATGATATTTACCCATAACTTTTCTCCACATGGATCCACCTTATGGAACAATAGGGTCATTATAATCAATAGGAAATCATTGTTCAGGTATGATTGGTATGAAAAGGgcattgtttttgtgaatgaTATTATAGATGACAATGGTCACCTTTTGGAATATAAAGCCTTTTcagaaaaatataatttaaactgTACTTATAGAGAATACAATACGATCTGTAAAGCAATACCTGTACCATTATTACAGTTAATTCATAACACATTGTTATATGCAAGAACAAGACCCTTACCAACTTTACCAAATCTTGTTATCAATGATTGTACTTTAATTgacaataaatgtaataataaatatattagtGATGCTTTGAAATCTAAATTATGTCTTGGTTATGAAAGAGGATTGTGTGTACAGGTTCCGAACATGGATGCATTGTCCAtaggaaaaacacattttaaattcattAAATGGCCCATTTCCCCAAAAGTCAAAGAGACTCACTTTAAAATAATCTATAAAATATATCCAGTCACTGACTTTCTTAGAAGAAGATTCAAAtttgatgtagacccttgtgttTTTTGTGAGATAGCTGATGAGACACTGGAACACATGTTCTTTTTTTGCCCCGTGTCTAACAGCTTCTGGTCTGAGATACAAAATTGGCTGTCACTTAAGATGGATAATATCCCTACTCTCACCTTGCCACACATCCTCTTTTATATGGATAATATAGATTCATCAATATCAGATCTAGTCAATATGATTATTCTAATGGGTAAATATCATATTCATTGCAGTAAGTGGAGATGTTCTAAACCTTcctttgtttggtttataaatgactttaaattatttttttcctcactgAAAAAGATCAAATCTACTAAGATTGCAAGGAAAATGTGTAGTGACACTACTGTTTTGATTAGTCTCTCCTTGTGTACCGCTCCAAATGttaattttactttttctaGCCTTTTTGCTTTTGACTTGTATATTTTAAGCAGCTCCCCCTTTTTGTTCtattctttgtttcttttgtacATTGACAacatttatattgtatatacGCATGTATATCCTTTTCCCCAACAAGAGTTTTGTATGTTGGTGctttt
This Sander lucioperca isolate FBNREF2018 chromosome 9, SLUC_FBN_1.2, whole genome shotgun sequence DNA region includes the following protein-coding sequences:
- the slc25a42 gene encoding mitochondrial coenzyme A transporter SLC25A42 isoform X1; its protein translation is MGSGVQEQRASLAQGEVLPLASSSQSEVSNEGLKHTRPVLNSLFSGALAGALAKTAVAPLDRTKIIFQVSSARFSAKEAYRLIYRTYLKDGFFSLWRGNSATMVRVIPYAAIQFCAHEQYKRLLGGYYGFQGKALPPFPRLLAGSMAGTTAAMLTYPLDMVRARMAVTPKEMYSNILHVFVRISREEGLKTLYRGFNPTMLGVIPYAGISFFTYETLKKLHAERSERPHPYLYERLAFGACAGLLGQSASYPLDVVRRRMQTAGVTGHTYSTIFGTMKEIVSEEGVIRGLYKGLSMNWVKGPIAVGISFTTFDLTQILLRKLHQMGHTTR
- the slc25a42 gene encoding mitochondrial coenzyme A transporter SLC25A42 isoform X3, translating into MGSGVQEQRASLAQGEVLPLASSSQSEHTRPVLNSLFSGALAGALAKTAVAPLDRTKIIFQVSSARFSAKEAYRLIYRTYLKDGFFSLWRGNSATMVRVIPYAAIQFCAHEQYKRLLGGYYGFQGKALPPFPRLLAGSMAGTTAAMLTYPLDMVRARMAVTPKEMYSNILHVFVRISREEGLKTLYRGFNPTMLGVIPYAGISFFTYETLKKLHAERSERPHPYLYERLAFGACAGLLGQSASYPLDVVRRRMQTAGVTGHTYSTIFGTMKEIVSEEGVIRGLYKGLSMNWVKGPIAVGISFTTFDLTQILLRKLHQMGHTTR
- the slc25a42 gene encoding mitochondrial coenzyme A transporter SLC25A42 isoform X2; the protein is MGSGVQEQRASLAQGEVLPLASSSQSEGLKHTRPVLNSLFSGALAGALAKTAVAPLDRTKIIFQVSSARFSAKEAYRLIYRTYLKDGFFSLWRGNSATMVRVIPYAAIQFCAHEQYKRLLGGYYGFQGKALPPFPRLLAGSMAGTTAAMLTYPLDMVRARMAVTPKEMYSNILHVFVRISREEGLKTLYRGFNPTMLGVIPYAGISFFTYETLKKLHAERSERPHPYLYERLAFGACAGLLGQSASYPLDVVRRRMQTAGVTGHTYSTIFGTMKEIVSEEGVIRGLYKGLSMNWVKGPIAVGISFTTFDLTQILLRKLHQMGHTTR